AAaatgctgctgaagctccTTCCGTCGACCGTTGTTTGCAGTAGCACTGTTCCAACATTAGGCATACACTCAAAAGGAGGCaggggagaaaagagagggtAGTTAGAAGGAGAGTAAGGGGCTCAACATACATTCTAAACTGCAGTCGACGCCAGCCGATGGGATAGACTGCGTAGTCGCCTTCAGGCTCAGAACCATCATCCTGGAAAGGGATCAAGGGAAGAGCGGCAGGCTCTTGATCCGGGGTCTGGTTGATTTCGGGGGCGTTGGGTGGGGGAGTCTTCCATGGAATGACAATGAGGCGAACAGGATTGCCATCAACAGACTCAATAGCAGATATGGCGACCTCCATGTTAGACACTGGAAGGGTTTCATTACTCTCGTTTACCACAGAGAGTTGTCCTCTTGGGGTGATCAGAGAGCCGCTAATTTGAAACAGGTTCCGTCGGTAGCAGGTTAATTCGGGCTGTAGAGCAGTTCCATCGCTAGCGGTCGATGGCATCTCGGAAAGGAAAAACATGCCATGGAGCTGAGCCGATAGTTCCAGTTGCTGCACCCGGCCTTGTTGATCCACGATGGTATGTTTATCCTGTGTCCGCCTAAAAGCCAGCAGTTTGTGATCCTGATTTACCGTCAAACGAGAGCCATCATCTCGCAAGTCCTGGACGATTTCTTGGTATGCGGCCGGTTCAGTTTGCGAGAAGGGCCTCTTGAGACTGGAGTAGCCATGCTGAGCGGGCAGGGTCTGTTGCGAGTGGCGATCATACGCAATAGAGTCTTCCTGGGAATACCGCCCATAGGAGTAGGACTGATCATGGCCGCTGCGAGGACGGCCTGGAAGAGGGGATGCCGACGCCGAACTGTGAAAGCCAGAGTCCATGGTTGTCGTGCCGAGTCTGTTGGCAAGATGAGCAGATCCGTTGTAGGTGGACCAGAAACTAGAATGGGCAGGCTCTCCTCTGAGGTCTGACATGGTTACTGGGTatgctgttgctgtcatTATGGGCGCATGTCCCTCTGTGTCTTTACGTttgttgaggatgccgcGACGAGACTTTGTTTGGAGTAGATGATTGGATTCAGGGGCTGATGTCGCAATAGATAAAGAGATAGGTAACGAAGTTTGTGTTGTTACTTTGCCACTTAGTAGTAGGTAGGCTGGCTCAGAGCGTTCCTCGAAGGAAGGAGGACGTTTAAGTAGAAGAACCGATGGGTTCGAATGAAGAAGTTGTAAACAGGATAGAATGTGAAAGATGATAAACAAGAGGCATGCCCACAGATATTAAATGGAGCTTCAGGACGGCAGATGGTGGAGGGGAGCGGTTGGTAGATAGTGGTTGGCAGATTTAAAAGGCCCGGCACTGAAGCGGGAGTGGTAGGATATCGATCCTATTATTACCCACAAGTGCGTAcctgtatgtgtgtgtgcgcATATGTGTGCGTCTATAAAGATGGCCAGATGGTCCATGACGGGCTTGCGGGCAGATACACCCGGTGAGGGCCATCGGTCCTTGCACCCCAGGGACGGGACCTAATACAAGAATGGCCTTCTGTCTACGGAGAAGGCCCAGGGACGCTGGTCCACTCCGGCCCAAGATCCATGCTCTCTTCACGAGCAAAAGGACTCTAGTAAGGCTAAGTTGAAATCGATTCGGACTCTTTGACACAAGCGCCGGTCAGACGCAGTGGACTTGTGAAGAAAATAGCCCAGTAAGTTACCGTGCATGCAGCCATTCTTGGAAGGAGGACGGGGGTATGCGGCGGCAGTGGAAGGGGGCCAAACTCGGATCTCGTTCATCAGACGCTTGAGGGGGGATCCCAGGGATTCCCTGCAAGCTTTTGGCCTTTGACATCCGGTCCAGCAATCGTGCATGCCCGAAATTCGTGCAAGAGAGCATATGTATCGCCGGCCTTGTTCGTCCATTTCATTCATCATATCCAGGGGGGGCGTGCCCGCgatctctttctctctggccattatttttgcttttttgttCGAGGCGACATCTCAAATTGCTTTTTCATGCAGACTTGcaatttctctctctctttctttcgttGTCTTCTTGCGTTGTATCTCTACTGCAGAAGTGAGACCCGAAATATGGACAGAATACCAGTCATTTCTTCTaatcctttttctttctggtCAACGGTGGGCCGCAACTCCGTCCGACGCGAGACATGAGCAACGCCTTGAACATTGATTCTACCAGTTATTTAAAAGGTCAGGGAGATTTTCCCTGATTCGAAATGAGAATGCCTACTCCGTAGTGCTCGCTGTGCTTGtacacccctccccccttgaGAGCGACGTCCGCTTTCCTTTCTGTTTTGCGTGCaagaagacagagagaggcaCATTCGGGGGCTTTTTGCTGATGGCCCATGCTAACCCTGCTAGTACCTGatggtacggagtacaggtacaagtgGTATGTAGTAATTCGTATGTTATTGTAACGTGTGGTATTGCATGGACGGAGTAAACGTGGGCGCACATCAATCTCACCAGTACGCTTTCAGAGCGCACGAGATTTCCCTGTTACGAGCACTCTCTGTCTAGGTATGTCGAAAAAGGGCCCGCCCTCTAGCCTCTGCATGTACCGAGTGGGCGTGGGGACGGTTCTGCCGAGACGTACACCAGGGGGGGCTGATGACTGGCGCAGGGCCTCGAGGCTAGGTGATGGAAAGGAAACATGGTTGTTACCCGGCTCGGCATGGTGGAAAGGTTAGGTTGAGGAGCCAGGGTGCGGTGGAGCGCGTTGCTCATCTCAAGACGAGATTCTCACAAGCCGCTGAAGGATGCATTCCGGAACCTAGCGAACCAAAGGTGGTGCTCGTGCAGTCAGAGGCAGAATACTCCGAGGCCAAGATTAAACCAGGCTAGTTGTGCTGTTGCCAAAGACAGCTCGTTTCTAGAAACCGGCAGTGAATGGAACACAGCACCGAGGCGGAAGGGCAAAGACTGGAATTGTCTCTCGAACCGGCCTGCACGCGGCTTTTGTCCGTGCTTTGTAAAAGTACTCCGTGGACGTTATGAGCCAAGAAGCCGTGTAGGGCCGTgcagagacaagacagaagAGTACTCCATACTGCTCCGTAAGTATTAAACTGCGACCAGGTAGGGCAGCCGCGCCAGAAGTCAAGACGAGGCAAgtcaagacaagacaagacaagacgccGGTCTCGAGAGCCACTTGCAGGGATCAAGGTGGAGGCGCACCTCGACGGCCGGAGGAGGATCCCTGACCAGAGGGAGAAGGTGTCCAGGTAGTGGCGCGGTGCGGTGCGGTAGCAATAAGCTGTGCAGGGAGCTGGACCTGCAAATAAGCTAAAGGATGCGTGTGTGCAAGTCCCTCGCACATGTTCGATGTTGTGCTCGTTTGTACGCTTGTACCGAGAGGGTAAACTGTTAGCACCGATTTTGCTTTGCCTTGAAGGCTGGGACGGACTCGAAATCGGCCGATTGACACCCGTGTATGCGGTGGATATGGACGGCTGGCCCTCTCCGCGTATTATCCGTGATGGATCACTGCATCTTTGTCTCTCGCAGGTATTGGTGCTTTACACGGGAAGCCCAAATTTGAACAAGGGaccaaagcaaagagagctCCTGCTGCTATTCGAGGAATTTGTTCCACGTCCGCCGAATCTCCCCGTTAAGATAGgaggcgacgacgaggggGGAACAGCAGGGGGGATAAAGATAGGTACTCTTCCATGAAGTATCGTACAGTAAGGGTGTATAGACCAGCTTGCTCCAGAGGGCCAATCACCTTCGCGTGTGTGTTCGTCCGATCAAAGTGTGTCGAGCGGCTAATCAGGTAGATTGTGAGATGATCTCGTGGTGGCGGCGCGAACAAGACTGCCGCCTAAGTCAATGCTACTATCACCGATGGCCCCCCATTCATCCACGCCTTAGTAAAGACGAAGGGGGGAGCGAACGAGGGGCGTGCCGAAACATTGTCGGAAGAAACATTGCCTGAGAAGTAGTACAAGCAACAAATACCACTGCTAGCCATTattggagagaagatgaagaggatgggTGGGTTTGAAACGGGTTGACGGTGGAGCATGGGCATGGGACCAAGGGGCCTTGTCTACAGGTACTTGTATAACCTGTTTGCATCGATGATGGGCTGAAGCTTGATTGACTCATGGTATCTGCGGGAAATCGTGACCCACGAGTATCAATAATCGGCCTCTGGGGACAAGCATACGAGgtaatactccgtactctaTACATCCAGTCTGGGGCACTGCACCATGTGTGTACTCATACTTGTAGGTACCATAACATATTGAGAAGGGCAAGAGAGACTAGTAGGGAGGCACTGTCATTGTCCAGGCAGAGAGGGAGGAGCTCCAAGAACCATGTTCAAGGGCATTCACATATGTGTATGTTTCGTACGAAATACATGCTCCGTACATGCAGCCAGAAGCGTAGTAAGATATGATACAGAGAGCGGGACTCTGTCGTACTCGTAAACGTGGGAggtgggaagagagagataaagTGATGATAATGAGAGCGAGTGGGCGCGTGagtatgtgtgtgtgcatGTGTGTGCGTGCCTGTGTGCGTGATGGCGCAACAAAGAGGAATTCGTCACAAACAAAGACATGAATGCGAGCAAGCGAGGCGGCAAGGCTCTCGCCGCAGAGAGCCAAATATGAAAAACACCTTCGTTGCCAATGTTGCCACCATCTCCGAGGATTTGCTCAGAAGAGCGGCGTCGGACGGAGGGCAAGCCGAGGACAGGAATGCCGCAGTCTGGCCTCGGTCTGGCGCGCCCCCCAATGCCGTGCCCTCCTAGTACCCTATTTCAGATCATCCTTGTTCGTGATGTGCCTATCGCAACCACCGTCTCTGCATTGCCTGAAGAGTGGCGTAACGATGCGTAAGGGTGCAGGAGAAGGCCTCGAGACAATGCGGAGGATAGTCCACCCTGGCCAAATGCGGAAGCTCGCGCAGGCCGGCTGTGTCCTGACTGGCCATCcagagacgaagatgaagaagaatcaagaGTGGACTCGGTGGGCTCTCTCTAGCTGTCGATCTGGCCTTGGGTCATCAGTCAGTGATCAGTCGGCTATAGACCCACCGCGGCCGGGTGGTGACAAGGCACATGGGCAAGAAGAAACACATTGTCCAGgtcgagatgctgcagttCTCAGGTTGTACGAGCCACCCCGGTGCGACTTTGgttctttcttctttattcGCCCTTCCACggctcctctttcttcttcacaactCGATTTCCCGTGCTCTGGTTCGTCTGCTGTAGACTGGGGTAGCGCACGATCTAGACACTGATCAACTTTAGCCGTGAGGGGATGAATGAGTTATGCCCCATGTCAACTTCAACAACCCGAGTCCCCGTGATAAAGCCGTGTGACTAATGACGACAGGGCGAGAGGCggaaggggggaaagggaagagaatATTGCCAGAGGCTGAAGTTGAGTCTTGTAAGAGATGCTGAATGGATAGGCGATAGACTTGGAATCACTGCATCTATGTAGGTAAGGTAGGGAGCAACAAGTGAGATAGATGCTTGTCGTTGGGGATGTTGCGCCGGTCAGCGATCCAAGGCAAGGGCCATCAGGCACTTGTACTCGGTACTCATGATAGGCTCCTGCCAAGGTGTCTCTTTACACCGCTTCAGCGAATAACTTTAGTATCAGGTACCTAGCAGGCATTGGATGCCATGTGCCCTTGCCTCAGGCATCGCAGCTTCCCGCCTGTCTCCGGTTACAGAACTTTACCTTGTTCATCTCCAGGGCTGTATGGATGTGCTCACCACCAGCACTGAACATCTTAACTCCGACAACCTTGCTGTTGAAGCTTTGCTGACCTACAGGCTACAGATACAGTAATGGGCCCTGAAATTATACCGAGAACAAAAGCTTACTTGTCTGACTAGAGTCTCTCAGCTGCGCCAGAACGCCCATCGAAAATCTAATTCTCCGTTCGCCCGCTCCATCGAGTCGACGCTCCGCCTAGAAGCAATAGACGGCAGCTGTCCATGGGGGTCGCGCATGTACAGGAATCTCCTGCGCCGCCTGTGGCTGCGGCTTGCTTCTCTGAGGCCGGTGATTTGAAACCTGATGGTGTACGGCGCAGGCCTTCCGGAGGCTCCTCAAGGTTTCCTGGCCCACCCAGTCTTCTCTTTCGGTGCCCCTGCGCCTCTTGCGCCCCTGCAATCACTCGTCCCGCGGCGCCCCGTAAGGCAGGTACCCCGACCAAGCCACTTGGGGCCTTGTTTTTGACGCCTGCATATGCACGGCCACGGAGTGTCTGCGGTTATATTTCGACTGCTTCTTGACGGCAATGCTCTAGGCTGCGTGAGGCCTAGTTTGGCCCCCACCAAGATGCTCATGCTCTCTCGAGTCGAGTCCCGCATCAGCATGGACAGCTCCACTCAGCACATCCATCACCTGAATTGCTTTGAAAGACAAGACGCGGCTGTCAACTCCACTTGCGTGCGATTTCTGAATCAAACAGTACGGATACGGAGTGCTCGTAGAGGTAGTCCGAGGGCGAATTAGCCTTTTGCTCGACTCAAGCGAGTGGGAGTGTCCCACAAAGATCCCCGAAAGCCGCCTCGTGTATTTGCAAATCAGGTCATGTACGCCTTCTGACATTAGCATCGCTTATTCACCGGAGGCTCGTTAAATTCAATCCTGGGCAAAGGACATACTGGTACAAGAACTACACCGTGGGCGATTGTCCGTTCTCTTTTTCGTCTTGCCCGCAATCGGCTACAAGGCAGCGACACCTGCAGTACATGCCCGGAGTATATATCGGCGCCTTCTCTAGGCTTCAACCTTTCGGACAGTCCAAGGCATGGGTATAATGCCCAGTCACGGCTGTCCTTTCTGGCATCGTGTGCATGAATTCTCAATCAGCCGTGGTATATGGAGACTACAAGGGACAAGGTACCGTGCGGAGTTTGCGGAGACGCGGTTGACCCGTCAAGGCAAGGCATGGCAATCATGGCAAGGCTACGCCCAGGGCTACTGTCTTTGATTGGACATGTGCGGCACGGATTCTACTTGCTTGTAACAGTCACGGCCAAAGGAAAGCCCGGATTGTCTGCGAGCTTGCTGGCACTCCCTTGCAGACACCAGTGAAAACTTTATCGATTATCACACTCTACAGTAGCATCCGGCAGGCTCGCCGCTGAGATCCACAGCGGACGCGCCATTCCTAGCAGGGTAGACACATAGTCGTGCCTGGCCAACTGCCGAGAAGAATCGTATGCATGGTACCTTGGGAAATGCATGCGGGTGCAGAGTTGTGCTACGGAAATAAGGTCGTGCTCGTCCGCGGCGCCCGATGACAGTTGTGCTGCGAGTTGATTCAACTACTACCTCGTTCTACTACAGGACTTCTGTATGCCGCTTTTCTCACAGCATCGAGTGCTATCGAGGAAATTCATGTCATTAACAGAGCATTAACGTTAGGTTTAACATCGAGTTTTTGAAGTCAGCTCGTTTGAGATCAGACACCCATGGTGGTGTTTGGTTCACTCTGCCTCCATTCTTACAGTTAAGCACTTCATTCCGAAATTTGTTTTCAAACTTCTTATCAGCCTACAGTCTCCTCTATTCCGGAGGAACTCCAAGGGCCGTATTGCATCCTAAGTGGCCAGCACGGTCCATTACATGTATCCTGACCTACCTGGAGGATAGGTACTCTTTGCAGGGTAAAATCGTTCTATAGGCACCTATTACCCTATCCTCGGCTCTGTCCAGACACATGCACTTGCAAGAGCCAAATTGTATTGCCCGAGGCACCAATTTCCCTTCTTGCAGATTCCAAACCTCCTAGACTGTCTCCCTAATGCCGAATGATGCGATCCCTTGAAAGCAAGGGACGTCGAAAACACACTTATACGCAAGTACATTCTTCAAACAGCCTCCTAAAATGCGCCATGCAGGGACTTATTTCGCCCTACGCAAGTAGATTTGCTACCAACGTTGCGTCCAGATCTGCAGGTACCTTTTGCGCCTGGACAGGCTCAGGTACGCCAAGTGCTTTAGTAGCGATGCTAAGGTGTCATCTAACACGACCGATGTAAGTGCCTGTAGCGTTCGATGAGCACGGTACTTCTCTTGACGAATacagtacctgtactttaTACACTCCCAGACAATCATCGAGTTCTTGTATGCTGGGGGCCGACCTGTAGTACCGACCTTGGCTCTAAAATTAGGGCCTGCTAGTACGGGGTACGTGCTGCCAAGGTACCTAGCAGCTCCCCCCATACAGGTCGTACAGGTCcatgtacagagtacagagtacaCTACACTAAGCGGGAGGTGTTGAAGAAATGCAGGACCGACCCAAGGCAGTAAGTGGCAGGAACTACCATGTACCCAGCAGGCACCTGCCACACTGCATTTGTTAGATTAGACATCCCTTCTGTGtcagtccagtccagtccgCTGAGGCCTCCTCCATTCAGGACAcgtttttcctttgttcatCAGCTCCATGGATGTCTTGACCAGTGCAATTGATTACCTGTTCTAGGTAGTATTTCCGGCTCTCCTTCATGCGCGCCACACCAAACCCTGCTCTGTGCGACTGCCTCGGACACTGACAAGCATCAGTGTGGCGCTCAGGCCATGCATGTGACAGCCTGAAGGGCCTCCAGCACCTTGAGGGCAGCCAATCTGTGTCTCCAAGCAGCACGAGTAGTGTACATGCTCCGTACCGATATCGACGGGCTCTGCAGACCTCGAGAGACCCTTTGATAAGTGCTCACTGCGCCCACGCCTGCAAACAGCCACCGAGGCGGCCCTGTCTTCATCTCGAGTTTCATCGCTCTGCACCGGGCCTTTTATCGCTGGCGATGTAACCATCAGGGGCTCGTTTGGGGGCCGCTTTTGAGATCTCACCGTCCAGGGCACTCATCTATCCTCATCGTGATGGTTGACGAGCAGCGCCAGATGGCTGATGGGTTACTTCCCGTCTCCCCACCCCCATGCTCCTTTGCCATCACCAGGCATCCCTGGCGTCCCACGCGAAGGCCTGCCACTTGCTGTGGTCCCGTCATCAGCGGCCCACACCACGAGCGCGAGAGACACGACAAGGTGCAAGGCCTAGACAGAGGGGCCGGAGCTGCCAGAGGATATGTCggctgtacgagtacctacaGTACAAGCACCAAGCCGATCTGGGCagagcttcatctctttctctctggcCATGACATGGATTCCTTTATCCGCCTTCAAGATTAATGCCCTCGCCGCTTACCTGCATCTGTCTGGCGCGCCTCACTACGACTTTGTCTTGCATCGCGTCAAGGGAATACGGCTCAAGCTGTCAAAGAGCCTAAGAAGACAGCCGATTGATGAAGAACAGGCACAATCATGATAACCCCAGAGACATTATCCATAGTACTACATTATGCATACTCATACGCACAAACCCCCTTCGGCTTTTGGCCGAGCTTGTTTTTAGCGACGTCACAGAGCTTTTCCGGCATTGCCAACTTTGATGGGGAGCGACGACATCACACATCCAGTGTCAAGTCATTCGCGGCATCCTGTTTTGTCAAAATTGGCTATACCCGTCTTTTCTCGGTTACAAACAGCAAACAAGTCCTGGAGGCATTCGATATGTATTGATTTCACGCACTCAGAGTCCCCAGTCAACCAGCTGGCCACGCATGCTTATTATTACACTCTACGGAGCACCGACCTTGTATTGTGGGCAGTATCGGTATCGGATCTACTACTATTACCCGCCATCCGTAATACTGCATTATACACATGTCTTTGTACTCCGTGTTCTACACAAACACGTGCAAGCTCCGTCGGCATCTCGGGGCTACTTTGATGAGCTTGGCGCGTTCATGTACATACAATGTTTGCAAAGCTGCGACTTGGAGATCAGGGCATCAAGCTCGGTGTTGATTTTGCTTCCACCCTTCCCCAATCGGCGTCAACTATTGCGCCGGCTGTAGCAGAAATTGCCTGCGATCAGAATCAAAGGATCCTCGGAAAGAAAAGGTCTCTGGCCGTCTTATCATGTCGCATTCGGTAGCAACAACCTACAGGGTGCCATCCCCCATGGCTTGATGATCTACGACGCTTTGGCAAGATGCAGATCCCCGGCCTGCAAAGCATATAATACGATCCTTGGTCAATGGGGCTCCCTAGGGGTGTTTCCAAAGAAATGGCCGTTCAAGGTGGTGGCGACGACTTTGCAAGTTATACAAGTGCGAGGCAACTACTCAGCACATTTGAAGGGCGTCAtcattcacattcacacGGCCCTCGTCGTGGTGTCGATGCCGTGGGTGGAGAGAAGCATTTTCCGGCTGCGGTTGAAATAACAGGCTTCCTGCTGGAATAACTACTGTGTGTCGATCATGATGCCGCGGCCAGTCCGTGAAGGCGGATTTTCAGCATGTATGCCTCGCTTGTGAAGAGGCGTCTGTGAGCCAGCTAACCGGCGGCCGAGGTCCTTACAGCCGTTGGTCAGTACGCGCCTAAGCTCCATGTCCGGCCGCCGAGATGGCCCCCTGCTAAGACCTTACCCCGTAAGGAACAGGCGCCGTTGTGCTTTGACCCGCAGAAACCCCGCGATGGAAGTTGTTGCATGACAAGTCCATGCCCTCGTCAAAGAGACTACTCGTACGACTAGTTTGTGTGGAGCATCTACTACAGGTACAATGGTGTGGACGCGGATACAGGGCATCTGTGCCGCGGCCGTATTTGGTTTGTCATGAAGCAGCTCGGCCATCTCAACTCTCGACTCATGCTCAGCAAAGGGAAGAAAGCCTTGCCAGCCATTCACGCGACAATTAGAGTCCATATAGCAACAGAAGGGTTAGCTATAATACGGGTAAAGCTTaacagagcagcagcgggGGGAAATGGACGAAGAGAATGATGGAAAGAGAAtgggaaagaagaataatgaaaagaaggggaaataATAACAACAAACAAATGATATCGAGAGCGGCGTTATTAAGTCGGCGGCCGATAGACGAGATGCCCATGTGGTGTCATGTATCTAAAATCCGGGATGCGGATGATTCGGCCTTGACTTCCAGACCGAATTGGGACGCTTCACACGATACGGCGCGCGGTTCTGCGCGAATAACTCGACTGGCTTTGCTTGTTCACCAATAAACCCTTGGTTGACAAGCACTTGACGAAACATGTACAAACATCTTGATCCACCTGACAGCAAAAGCATCAAACACAACGCCAGACAGCACGAACGGTCGATATATCGCCATTGTCAAATAGGCGCAGGGGTCtgttcagcttcagccatggccgtAAGACTAACGGCTGGAATGCGGTTTCAACATAGGCGGCACTGCGGCACTCATACCAGCCAgatgtgtatatatatggTATGTCAATACGATACATACTGCTCTCCCGGATAGGCGACAAAGAGATGCGGCTAGCGGGATGTCACCCACGGTTGAATTAATACCTCAATCGCCTTATTGTACTACTACTAGTAGTAGTATTACGGAGCAGATCATCAACCCCATCTTGATGCGGTAGAAACGGGGCTAAAATCAGCCGGCGGAGGCTCACCCCGCGCCATGAACCGGATCTACTTGTACTACAGAGTGTCACCCTTCACATCTTTTGCGTCCAAGTGGCATCACTGCAACTGACCCAGACAATCTCCCACAGCACGGCCTGTTCAAGACAATTCCTGTATGCGGTGGCATAGTGCGTGACCAGGATCCATGAGACCCGACGGCTCTCCCGAAACCTGGTATGAATCCATTACTGTACTATTCTACTCCCAAAGGGCAATAGCTTCTTACCTCACGGCCACTCGTGCCGATCTCGAGTGCTTACCAGGTACTACCACAGAACGGTGTCGACGAGCGGCACTCTTATCGCATAGGACTGTCCAAGACCCTCTTTGAGTCGATCGATGAGGGAGGCTTGCCCATGGGAAGAGGATGCTCGGATATCAAGTGTTGGAAGCTCAACACGCTGATCTGAGATGTTAGTGGCATTCTGTCGTCAGATCTCTCTTGCATACGCTTCTTTACTCGTATGGAAGAGGCCCTATCAGACCCCATCTATTCCCAATGGACTATGGTACATACATTCAGGGTACATTCACACTCCCTCGCCAAGATATCAAGACCTCATCAAGCGTGGGCTTGGCATCACCGGGCTATATCAACACAGTCTCTGCACATGGCGATGGGGTATATTGTGTAGCACGCTGTGGTACATGATACTCAAATCTGGACGACCCATTACGACATGATACCCATTATATCATCAGAGATCTGTCTGTCCTGGCTCATTCTTGAAGGCGACGGAAGTGGTCGCCCCATACCAAGCGCTGTCAGTGGAAGTGTAGTCTGACGCCGTCCCGTCAGAAGGCGATCTAACGCAAACATTCCCTGCTGGCTCTACAGGCGAAGCAGCCGATCGGGCGGCGTCAAAACCATACAGCAGCGGTGCGACATAGCCTGCGGCTACATACTACTCCGCATGAGGTAGCACCGGCACTGCTAGTCCTGCTACGAAGAATACGACATCGATACCTGTGCTAGCCTAGGCACTAGCTGTAGCGCTGCAACTCTGTGGGGCGCCATCATTGTACGAGTGGAGGGCCTCACGAGGATGATCTGGTCGGCTGAGAAGCTCGGACGACAAACTTCAATGACCTTTTGCTCAAGACTGCAATTCTCCGCATAGCGTCAAGGGAAACACGCTTCGCAGAGGACACGTTTGCTCTTACTCAACCCTGATTACACCAAATGCCTGGCTGCAGTGGTGAAACAaaatcaccatcttctttcagGGTGAAGATGTCAGTTCTTCATCGTCTGCATACCAAATGTTATTTGTttcaagaaagagaagggcTGACTCGCGGATCACGGCACTTGCAACATGTCGGCGCTTTATGCTTAATGAATCTTGTAACGTGCTATCTGCTCTATATTGCCTTGCTCTATTCAACGGCTCACACCCCGTGTCCCACCAATGCTACTACTCAAGGtaccaggagcagcagaaacCGCTGCTCTCGCGTCCATCGCCCGTTTTGTATGCCGCATATACTTGGTCTACATACATGCACGACTCCATCATACAGAGCACCGTACCAAGCCCCGACGCCGTTTTGTAAGCCAGCCAAGTGCTTATGAATTCGGTGGTGGCCGAACAGGATGCAAGCCGGCGTCGAGTTTCCGCACCTCTTTGGTTAGGGGTGTCTCactttcctttctttttcctttttttaacCCATTATCCCTCTATGTTGACTGGCCAATGCGTGCGGTTTCCCCCCTGGCTCCCCGAAAAATCTGCACATTGTTGCTCCGTCCGCCGCGTGGTCTCGGAGACAACGACGCTTTGGTAATGTCTTGGggaggagatggtgatggacgAGAGCCTTGAGTGGCCAGGTGAGGCGGACGGCCCGAAAGGGATTCTCCGCCATGGCCGATGGCCCAATGCGGCAGTATCAACTCTCTATCCCTTTGCTTTGTCTTACCACTCCCCCATCCGAGGCACGCACGCTCCATGCCATGCCCATGGAGGGAGTGGAAGTGGTACAAGTTGTCTCTACGGCCGAGACATGCTTCCCAGCTAGCATCGCGGCTTG
Above is a genomic segment from Trichoderma breve strain T069 chromosome 6, whole genome shotgun sequence containing:
- a CDS encoding NDT80 / phoG like DNA-binding family domain-containing protein, with translation MTATAYPVTMSDLRGEPAHSSFWSTYNGSAHLANRLGTTTMDSGFHSSASASPLPGRPRSGHDQSYSYGRYSQEDSIAYDRHSQQTLPAQHGYSSLKRPFSQTEPAAYQEIVQDLRDDGSRLTVNQDHKLLAFRRTQDKHTIVDQQGRVQQLELSAQLHGMFFLSEMPSTASDGTALQPELTCYRRNLFQISGSLITPRGQLSVVNESNETLPVSNMEVAISAIESVDGNPVRLIVIPWKTPPPNAPEINQTPDQEPAALPLIPFQDDGSEPEGDYAVYPIGWRRLQFRIATANNGRRKELQQHFVLHLKVFGTLSDNTKARKEIPLLGSSAGSRGQALVETGLGVVAGALSVKPQELKRSVDIQVPRSSFTFSSPKVPGSGQLSSMRSNQYSTWSASSSNTSISQVASSGAGNYPTATMGADTYSKVSNYTSDPQELPLQSAIPPLPLSIGANEQPSSARGQYTYVQQPTSGSQLPASTTTSAVSGHADSALSIPRYVDNGRPNKSPRQSGQQSVHATNSINNSESPEYRYGTSTHGSTSSREYYPPSQAWSTSAAGENSSSTAYASADARPYSFPHEPYKAGTAAASSVKAESRGSFEPMHNYSWNAN